Proteins co-encoded in one Papaver somniferum cultivar HN1 chromosome 5, ASM357369v1, whole genome shotgun sequence genomic window:
- the LOC113283903 gene encoding protein NAR1-like isoform X1: MSAKFSPTLQISDLNDYIAPSQACIVSLKGTTTAKKQETAQVNQVVISPSVKQLNTEPVKISLKDCLACSGCITSAETVMLEKQSLEEFLTNIKDGKDVIVSLSPQSRASLATHFGLSPSQVFGKLTTFLKSLGVKAVFDTSCSRDLSLIESCNEFVARYKQKQSLPMISSACPGWICYSEKTLGSYILPYISSVKSPQQTMGATIKNHICQRMGFRPENVYHVTIMMCYDKKLEASRDDFLFPLDSNGETRNEAENPMVAEVDSVLTSGEVLELIQRNSVDFKALADSPLDRLLTNVDEHGRLYGVSGGSGGYADTIYRHAAKVLTGKEIEGPLHFEPKRKNSDFCELNLDVEVEGEKIVLKFALCYGFRNLQNVVRQIKMGKCDYHYLEIMACPSGCLNGGGQIKPKEGQSGKELIQALESAYMENVVVTSPFENLLVKRLYDEWLEQPGSEKAKKHMHTQYHPMVKNITSQLHNW, translated from the exons ATGTCGGCAAAATTCTCACCAACTTTACAAATCAGTGATCTCAATGATTACATCGCCCCATCACAAGCTTGCATAGTCTCTCTAAAGGGGACTACTACGGCTAAGAAGCAGGAGACAGCCCAGGTG AACCAAGTGGTGATTTCACCTTCTGTCAAACAATTGAACACAGAACCAGTTAAAATTTCATTGAAGGACTGCTTGGCGTGCAG TGGTTGCATTACTTCTGCAGAAACCGTTATGCTTGAGAAGCAAAGCTTGGAAGAGTTCCTTACTAATATcaaagatggaaaggatgttattGTGTCTCTCTCTCCGCAGTCTAGGGCTTCATTGGCTACACACTTTGGCCTTTCTCCATCTCAG GTGTTCGGAAAACTCACAACCTTTTTGAAGTCCTTGGGAGTGAAGGCTGTATTTGATACCAGCTGTAGTCGAGATTTATCACTCATTGAGTCGTGTAATGAATTTGTTGCTCGATATAAGCAAAAACAATCATTGCCAATGATTTCATCAGCATGTCCAG GTTGGATCTGCTATTCAGAGAAAACTCTAGGATCTTATATTCTACCTTACATCTCGTCTGTGAAGAGTCCCCAACAAACAATGGGAGCCACAATCAAGAATCATATTTGTCAAAGAATGGGTTTCCG GCCAGAGAATGTCTACCATGTGACAATTATGATGTGCTATGATAAGAAGCTCGAAGCTTCAAGGGATGATTTTTTGTTTCCGTTGGATTCAAATGGAGAAACCAGGAATGAGGCCGAGAACCCAATGGTTGCAGAGGTAGATTCGGTCTTGACATCTGGAGAGGTCTTGGAACTGATACAG CGTAACTCAGTAGATTTTAAAGCCTTGGCAGATTCACCGTTGGATAGACT GCTAACAAATGTTGACGAGCATGGACGTCTGTATGGTGTCAGTGGAGGCTCTGGAGGCTACGCAGATACTATTTACCGGCATGCTGCTAAAGTACTTACTGGAAAAGAAATTGAAGGACCTCTTCATTTTGAACCAAAACGGAAGAATTCAGATTTCTGCGAATTAAATCTGGATGTGGAA GTGGAGGGGGAGAAAATAGTTCTGAAGTTTGCCCTTTGTTATGGTTTTCGGAACCTGCAGAATGTTGTCAGGCAGATTAAAATGGGTAAATGTGATTATCATTATTTGGAGATCATGGCCTGTCCATCAG GTTGTTTGAACGGTGGAGGTCAGATCAAACCAAAAGAAGGGCAGTCAGGGAAGGAATTAATTCAAGCACTCGAAAGTGCTTATATGGAAAAT GTGGTGGTAACTAGCCCTTTTGAGAATCTGTTAGTTAAGCGGTTATATGATGAATGGCTTGAGCAACCTGGTTCAGAGAAAGCTAAGAAGCACATGCACACCCAGtatcatcccatggttaaaaatATTACCTCTCAACTCCATAACTGGTGA
- the LOC113283903 gene encoding protein NAR1-like isoform X2 — protein sequence MSAKFSPTLQISDLNDYIAPSQACIVSLKGTTTAKKQETAQNQVVISPSVKQLNTEPVKISLKDCLACSGCITSAETVMLEKQSLEEFLTNIKDGKDVIVSLSPQSRASLATHFGLSPSQVFGKLTTFLKSLGVKAVFDTSCSRDLSLIESCNEFVARYKQKQSLPMISSACPGWICYSEKTLGSYILPYISSVKSPQQTMGATIKNHICQRMGFRPENVYHVTIMMCYDKKLEASRDDFLFPLDSNGETRNEAENPMVAEVDSVLTSGEVLELIQRNSVDFKALADSPLDRLLTNVDEHGRLYGVSGGSGGYADTIYRHAAKVLTGKEIEGPLHFEPKRKNSDFCELNLDVEVEGEKIVLKFALCYGFRNLQNVVRQIKMGKCDYHYLEIMACPSGCLNGGGQIKPKEGQSGKELIQALESAYMENVVVTSPFENLLVKRLYDEWLEQPGSEKAKKHMHTQYHPMVKNITSQLHNW from the exons ATGTCGGCAAAATTCTCACCAACTTTACAAATCAGTGATCTCAATGATTACATCGCCCCATCACAAGCTTGCATAGTCTCTCTAAAGGGGACTACTACGGCTAAGAAGCAGGAGACAGCCCAG AACCAAGTGGTGATTTCACCTTCTGTCAAACAATTGAACACAGAACCAGTTAAAATTTCATTGAAGGACTGCTTGGCGTGCAG TGGTTGCATTACTTCTGCAGAAACCGTTATGCTTGAGAAGCAAAGCTTGGAAGAGTTCCTTACTAATATcaaagatggaaaggatgttattGTGTCTCTCTCTCCGCAGTCTAGGGCTTCATTGGCTACACACTTTGGCCTTTCTCCATCTCAG GTGTTCGGAAAACTCACAACCTTTTTGAAGTCCTTGGGAGTGAAGGCTGTATTTGATACCAGCTGTAGTCGAGATTTATCACTCATTGAGTCGTGTAATGAATTTGTTGCTCGATATAAGCAAAAACAATCATTGCCAATGATTTCATCAGCATGTCCAG GTTGGATCTGCTATTCAGAGAAAACTCTAGGATCTTATATTCTACCTTACATCTCGTCTGTGAAGAGTCCCCAACAAACAATGGGAGCCACAATCAAGAATCATATTTGTCAAAGAATGGGTTTCCG GCCAGAGAATGTCTACCATGTGACAATTATGATGTGCTATGATAAGAAGCTCGAAGCTTCAAGGGATGATTTTTTGTTTCCGTTGGATTCAAATGGAGAAACCAGGAATGAGGCCGAGAACCCAATGGTTGCAGAGGTAGATTCGGTCTTGACATCTGGAGAGGTCTTGGAACTGATACAG CGTAACTCAGTAGATTTTAAAGCCTTGGCAGATTCACCGTTGGATAGACT GCTAACAAATGTTGACGAGCATGGACGTCTGTATGGTGTCAGTGGAGGCTCTGGAGGCTACGCAGATACTATTTACCGGCATGCTGCTAAAGTACTTACTGGAAAAGAAATTGAAGGACCTCTTCATTTTGAACCAAAACGGAAGAATTCAGATTTCTGCGAATTAAATCTGGATGTGGAA GTGGAGGGGGAGAAAATAGTTCTGAAGTTTGCCCTTTGTTATGGTTTTCGGAACCTGCAGAATGTTGTCAGGCAGATTAAAATGGGTAAATGTGATTATCATTATTTGGAGATCATGGCCTGTCCATCAG GTTGTTTGAACGGTGGAGGTCAGATCAAACCAAAAGAAGGGCAGTCAGGGAAGGAATTAATTCAAGCACTCGAAAGTGCTTATATGGAAAAT GTGGTGGTAACTAGCCCTTTTGAGAATCTGTTAGTTAAGCGGTTATATGATGAATGGCTTGAGCAACCTGGTTCAGAGAAAGCTAAGAAGCACATGCACACCCAGtatcatcccatggttaaaaatATTACCTCTCAACTCCATAACTGGTGA